In one window of Vanrija pseudolonga chromosome 5, complete sequence DNA:
- the Myh9 gene encoding Myosin-9: protein MDPSKLIGRVTKDTAVDAAAQAEFSEKKRVWVPDTAEGFLPGWIKSEPTPGKAGPDDTAEVVITTTGEIRVVPVHSLSPMNPPQFDGVEDIAELTHLNEASVVNDLRMRYGAGSIYTYSGLFLISLNPYRPLPIYTPKIVSQYRSKRREENPPHIFAIAERAWQQIGEERESQSILITGESGAGKTENTKKVIQYLAAIATAADAASASAPTGLPRSASFKSRDVEDVEAGASAELGLLERQILQANPILEAFGNAQTMRNNNSSRFGKFIRIFLAPNGAIAGANIDWYLLEKSRVTTRAKGERSFHVFYQLLQGAKESGLAEPLLLEGGAEKYKVLNQTRLLLDGVDDLSEWRSLKAALDVVGFTKEEQFELFRVVAAILHIGNMELVGGSTDQAYLSPESQTTAEKVCHLLGISVKEFVKSVLSPKVRAGRELVTHARTKKQAEDELAALSKFMFEKVFSGMVDRINTALDRPSSKSLFIGVLDIAGFEIFDVNSYEQLLINFTNEKLQQFFNFHMFTLEQEEYTREGIKWDYVNFGLDLQPTIELIESTQPIGVLSLLDEECIMPKATDVTFTDKVQQIWEPPKGSSKGVHPGSAKYKATRFSKGFVIRHYAGDVEYRTEGWLSKNKDPVNDAVAGLLSQSDVPAISTMFAEYAEDATDNVVGKRKKRGAFRTLGQRHKEQLNQLMGQLAVTQPHFVRCIVPNADKKPGRVDVNLVLDQLRCNGVLEGIRIARLGYPNRHSFAEFRQRYEVLTPGVVPQGFMDGRKAAALIAQALELDAEFYAIGATKIFFKAGILAELEERRDALLTDLFRRFQAAARMHIHRRRINKLINRAQAVRTIQRNARAYNELRDWPWWSLYAKVRPLLAATRVDDELARKQAELSMAKERAERDEQEKKRLEDLRAALLSEKEKVERDLSAERDLAVEKDQMLNRSKANESDLQERVKELEEELAKLETKYQDAVAAAEQHDDNLAKLRHKHDQLAEQVRMLEKDNVAARQREMDLLRQSKDKSAEHSKLENAKSEVARQLEQLRNDVANKEEQQRRAREKKEAELVEVQKLLKEEKKKTETTTARAADLTKDVSRRETALQELRETIKGHEVTITAKQTALVELEGKRASSAKAHETSEAAKAALQVTIDGLKSEFSQKDKERQTLLGEKARLEKSLDELRKVMDAKVSEEIQRQEVVRSREAENSDLRKQVSQLQELQEKQRENAAQLANKLRVDIDGLRQRHSTAERDLASTKEALKSKESLLARTQAASADADKARKQAESERSNLQSQLKRTEEERDAAKAQILVMQQESQEKDLMFAELEDALLPIEHERDAFRKQLEATKSQLSSETSRRQKVEQELCGLQEELAQNRNDMEELERDLANAAGDIKARDDEVALLRSRENRTIVEHVHVLESAKKVTDRQLANQVEENIRLNQTLKSMETKHNRLQGDYDDLQHLHNQLKRSQNKEARAARASLGPEDKATTQLLAEERKARALAESKIASLERDLAEQRRRASAANLAPKPRSVSSSAEGKLARALQEIARLEKEQEVAAAENKRLATEIATAQRAPVPPPKTPNSRAELLRGLQQSHEALGRDMSETLRRFDTAPLTPSRRHNSGSGPVPGSEEQTVSHVRQKAKSVGAQLDNWLATESLNTGNGLKLGGVRDEVQRLRQLLSQLDSDTSPRR from the exons ATGGACCCCTCAAAGTTAATCGGGAGAGTCACCAAGGACACTGCagtggacgcggcggcccaaGCAGAGTTCAGTGAGAAGAA GCGAGTATGGGTTCCCGACACCGCCGAGGGATTCCTTCCAGGATGGATCAAGTCTGAGCCGACACCCGGCAAGGCTGGCCCAGATGACACTGCCGAGGTTGTCATTacgacgacgggcgagaTCCGCGTGGTGCCAGTCCATTCGCTGTCCCCAATGAACCCGCCGCAGTTTGATGGTGTTGAGGACATTGCCGAGCTCACCCACCTCAATGAGGCCAGTGTCGTCAACGACCTCCGTATGCGTTACGGAGCAGGAAGCATCTAC ACCTACTCTGG GTTATTCCTCATCTCGCTCAACCCCTACCGCCCTCTCCCCATCTACACCCCCAAGATCGTGTCTCAATACCGAAGCAAGAGGAGGGAAGAGAACCCACCGCACATCTTCGCCATTGCCGAGCGGGCGTGGCAGCAgatcggcgaggagcgcgagagcCAGAGCATTCTCATCAC TGGTGAATCAGGTGCTGGAAAGACCGAAAACACGAAGAAGGTCATCCAGTATCTTGCCGCCATCGCAACAGCCGCagacgccgcctcggcctcggcacccaCTGGCCTCCCCCGGTCAGCAAGCTTTAAGAGCAGGGATGTCGAGGATGTTGAAGCCGGCGCGTCTGCagagcttggccttctcgagcgCCAGATTCTTCAGGCCAACCCCATCTTGGAAGCATTCGGTAACGCTCAGACCATGCGCAACAACAACTCGTCGCGTTTCGGCAAGTTCATTCGGATCTTCCTCGCCCCCAATGGTGCTATTGCAGGCGCCAACATTGACTGGTATCTCCTCGAGAAGAGTCGTGTCACTACTCGTGCCAAGGGCGAACGCAGCTTCCACGTCTTCTATCAGCTTCTGCAGGGAGCCAAGGAATCTGGTCTTGCCG AGCCACTACTTTTGGAGGGCGGAGCCGAGAAGTACAAGGTCCTGAATCAAACACGCCTGTTACTGGATGGTGTTGATGACCTTTCCGAATGGCGCTCTTTGAAGGCCGCTCTCGATGTTGTGGGCTtcaccaaggaggagcagTTCGAGCTCTTCCGAGTCGTCGCGGCCATCCTCCACATCGGCAACATGGAACTCGTTGGCGGATCCACCGACCAAGCTTACTTGTCGCCCGAGTCTCAGACTACCGCCGAGAAGGTCTGTCATCTACTCGGCATCTCGGTCAAGGAGTTTGTCAAGTCTGTGCTCTCGCCCAAGGTCCGCGCTGGCCGTGAACTGGTGACGCACGCCCGAACGAagaagcaggccgaggacgagcttgcAGCTCTGTCCAAGTTCATGTTTGAGAAGGTGTTCAGTGGCATGGTCGACAGAATCAACACTGCTCTTGACCGCCCCAGCAGCAAGTC CCTGTTCATCGGCGTGCTTGATATCGCGGGTTTCGAAATCTTCG ATGTCAACTCGTACGAGCAGCTCCTCATCAACTTCACCAATGAGAAGCTCCAGCAGTTCTTCAACTTCCACATGTTCACGCTCGAACAGGAAGAGTACACGCGTGAGGGGATCAAGTGGGATTATGTCAACTTTGGCCTCGACCTGCAGCCCACCATTGAGCTCATTGAGAGCACTCAGCCCATTGGTGTCCTCTCATTACTCGACGAGGAGTGTATCATGCCCAAGGCCACCGATGTCACGTTCACGGACAAGGTGCAGCAGATCTGGGAGCCTCCCAAGGGCTCCTCGAAGGGAGTTCACCCTGGGTCTGCCAAGTACAAGGCGACTCGCTTCAGCAAGGGCTTCGTCATTAGACACtacgccggcgacgtcgagtacAGGACCGAGGGCTGGCTCTCCAAGAACAAAGACCCGGTCAACGATGCTGTCGCCGGCCTGCTGTCGCAATCAGACGTCCCCGCCATCTCCACCATGTTCGCCGAGTACGCCGAGGATGCCACCGACAACGTCGTGGGCAAGCGCAAGAAGCGTGGCGCCTTCCGCACCTTGGGACAACGCCACAAGGAGCAGCTCAACCAGCTCATGGGCCAGCTGGCAGTCACTCAGCCTCACTTCGTTCGCTGCATTGTCCCCAATGCGGACAAGAAGCCCGGCAGGGTTGACGTCAATCTCGTCCTTGACCAGCTCCGCTGCAATGGTGTCCTCGAAGGTATCCGAATTGCGCGCTTAGGTTATCCCAACCGGCACTCGTTCGCCGAGTTCCGTCAGCGCTACGAGGTCCTCACTCCTGGTGTCGTCCCTCAGGGCTTCATGGACGGCCGGAAGGCAGCAGCGCTCATTGCCCAAGCCTTGGAACTTGACGCAGAGTTCTACGCGATTGGTGCGACCAAGATCTTCTTCAAAGCCGGCATTCTCGCAGAGTtggaggagcgccgcgacgccctcctcaccGACCTGTTCCGCCGCTTTCAGGCCGCAGCGCGAATGCACATCCACCGCCGACGCATCAACAAGCTCATCAACCGTGCCCAGGCCGTCCGCACGATTCAACGCAACGCTCGAGCCTACAATGAGCTCCGTGACTGGCCATGGTGGTCCCTGTACGCCAAAGTCCGCCCCCTCCTTGCAGCCACTcgggtggacgacgagctggcccgCAAGCAGGCAGAGCTGTCCATGGCAAAGGAGCGTGCCGaacgcgacgagcaggagaagaagcgcctcgaggacctccGAGCTGCTTTGTTGtccgagaaggagaaggttGAGCGGGATCTCTCCGCCGAGCGAGACCTCGCTGTGGAGAAGGACCAGATGCTCAACCGGTCCAAGGCCAACGAGTCTGATCTCCAGGAACgtgtcaaggagctcgaggaggaacTTGCCAAGCTCGAGACCAAGTACCAGGacgctgttgctgctgctgaacaacacgacgacaacctcgccaagctccgccACAAGCATGACCAACTCGCGGAGCAGGTTCGGATGCTCGAGAAGGACAATGTGGCTGCTCGTCAGCGCGAAATGGATCTCCTGCGACAGTCCAAGGACAAGTCTGCAGAGCACTCCAAGCTCGAGAACGCCAAGTCGGAAGTTGCCAGACAGCTCGAGCAACTTCGAAATGACGTGGCCAacaaggaggagcagcagcgtcgagcCCGGGAGAAGAAGGAAgctgagctcgtcgaggttcAGAAGCTTCTGAaagaggagaagaagaagac TGAAACGACTACCGCTCGAGCTGCAGACCTCACCAAGGACGTTAGCCGTCGCGAAACTGCTCTTCAGGAACTTCGCGAAACCATCAAGGGCCATGAGGTGACGATCACAGCGAAGCAGACGGCTCTGGTCGAGCTGGAGGGCAAGCGCGCATCTTCTGCCAAAGCCCACGAAACAAGCGAAGCGGCAAAGGCAGCGCTCCAAGTCACAATCGACGGTCTCAAATCCGAGTTCAGTCAGAAGGACAAGGAACGGCAGACACTCCTCGGCGAGAAGGCCAGGCTCGAGAAGtctctcgacgagctccgcAAGGTCATGGACGCCAAGGTGTCGGAGGAGATCCAGCGCCAGGAGGTCGTCCGCAGCCGGGAAGCTGAGAACTCTGATCTGCGAAAGCAGGTCTCTCAGCTCCAAGAGTTGCAGGAGAAGCAGCGCGAAAATGCTGCCCAGCTTGCCAACAAGCTTCGTGTCGATATTGACGGATTGCGACAGCGGCATTCGACTGCCGAGCGTGACCTCGCGTCGACCAAGGAAGCCCTCAAGTCGAAGGAGTCGCTTCTTGCCCGCACTCAGGCTGCCAGTGCAGATGCCGACAAGGCCCGCAAGCaggccgagagcgagcgcagcaACCTCCAGTCCCAGCTCAAGAGGACAGAAGAGGAACGAGATGCGGCCAAGGCGCAGATCTTG GTGATGCAGCAGGAGTCTCAAGAGAAGGACCTCATgtttgccgagctcgaggacgctCTCCTGCCCATCGAGCACGAGAGAGATGCGTTCCGCAAGCAGCTTGAGGCGACCAAGTCGCAATTGTCGAGCGAAACTTCCAGGCGGCAAAAGGTCGAGCAGGAGTTGTGCGGGCTCCAAGAGGAGTTGGCCCAAAACCGGAACGACATGgaagagctcgagcgcgacctcgcgaaCGCAGCCGGCGATATTAAGGCCCGcgatgacgaggtggccCTACTTCGCAGTCGCGAGAACCGGACGATTGTCGAGCACGTTCACGTTCTCGAATCAGCCAAGAAGGTGACCGACAGGCAGCTGGCCAACCAGGTCGAAGAGAACATTCGCCTCAACCAGACTCTCAAGTCTATGGAGACCAAGCACAACCGACTCCAGGGTGACTATGATGACCTTCAGCACCTCCACAACCAGCTCAAGAGGTCTCAGAACAAGGAGGCCCGAGCCGCGAGGGCCTCGCTCGGCCCCGAGGACAAGGCGACGACTCAGCTCTTGGCagaggagcgcaaggcccGTGCGTTGGCCGAGAGCAAGATCGCGTCTCTTGAGCGAGACCTGGCCGAGCAGAGACGGCGCGCTTCTGCAGCCAACCTCGCCCCCAAGCCGCGGTCAGTGTCATCCTCTGCCGAAGGTAAACTAGCCCGGGCGTTGCAGGAGATCGCGCGCTTGGAGAAGGAACAGGAGGTGGCCGCTGCCGAGAACAAGAGGCTGGCCACAGAAATTGCCACTGCTCAGCGCGCACCTGTGCCTCCACCAAAGACACCCAACTCTCGTGCCGAGCTCCTTCGTGGCCTGCAGCAGTCGCACGAGGCGCTTGGACGGGATATGTCTGAGACGTTGCGGCGGTTCGACACTGCACCTCTCACCCCGTCTAGACGACACAACAGCGGCTCGGGGCCCGTACCAGGTTCAGAGGAGCAAACTGTCTCGCACGTCCGGCAGAAGGCCAAGTCCGTGGGAGCTCAGTTGGACAA TTGGCTCGCGACAGAAAGTTTGAACACCGGCAACGGCCTgaagctcggcggcgtcagggACGAGGTGCAGCGGCTGAGGCAGCTGCTGAGCCAGCTTGACTCGGACacgtcgcctcggcgatga
- the VAD1 gene encoding ATP-dependent RNA helicase VAD1, with translation MASTSAPPQGDYRVGLVRPPKDMRPQTEDVTATQGSSFDDFGLKRELLMGIWEAGFERPSPIQEEAIPMALTGRDILARAKNGTGKTGSFIIPTLNRVNTSLSHIQAVLLVPTRELALQTSQVCKTLGAHIPGLQVMVTTGGTTLRDDILRLQEPVHILVGTPGRILDLGGKGIANLSKSGIFVMDEADKLLSEEFTPVVEQLLGLCPRERQVMLFSATFPVHVKDFRNRNMVQPYEINLMDELTLKGVTQYYAYVEERQKVHCLNTLFSKLQINQSIIFCNSTNRVELLAKKITELGYSCFYSHAKMLQSHRNRVFHDFRQGMTRNLVCSDLLTRGIDIQAVNVVINFDFPRTAESYLHRIGRSGRFGHLGLAISLLTYEDRQNLYRIETELGTEIQPIPAVIDPVLYVAPSAIEEPTPPPRAAPPATRPPPQQRQAAPPAASQPAAPAHAPVAQPAAHPPAAVVAAAARDNHQNAPAGLAPPPAAVEGQAQADGQARSRDNSRPSSSNRGGRGQPRGGQGQGNNNNRPRGGNTNGGGNRAPRQQGQTPSAPAA, from the exons ATGGCGTCTACGTCAGC ACCACCCCAGGGCGACTaccgcgtcggcctcgtccgccCTCCAAAGGACATGCGTCCTCAGACCGAG GATGTCACCGCCACCCAGGGTTCGTCATTCGACGACTTTGGTCTGAAGCGCGAGCTTCTTATGGGTATTTGGGAGGCCGGCTTCGAAAGACCATCTCCGATCCAAGAAGAGGCTATCCCTATGGCTCTTACCGGCCGCGACATTCTTGCACGAGCAAAGAACGGAACTGGCAAGACTGGTTCCTTCATCATCCCCACTCTCAACCGCGTCAACACTTCCCTCTCCCACATCCAAGCCGTCCTTCTCGTCCCCACTCGTGAGCTGGCGCTCCAGACATCACAGGTGTGCAAGACCCTCGGCGCCCACATTCCCGGCCTTCAGGTCATGGTTACCACTGGTGGTACCACATTGCGAGACGACATTCTTCGTCTCCAGGAACCTGTTCATATTCTCGTTGGTACCCCCGGTCGtatcctcgacctcggcggcaagggtaTCGCCAACCTGAGCAAGTCTGGCATCTTCGTcatggacgaggccgacaagctcTTAAGCGAGGAGTTCACTcctgtcgtcgagcagcttctCGGCCTCTGCCCCCGCGAGAGGCAGGTCATGCTCTTCTCCGCCACCTTCCCCGTCCACGTCAAGGACTTCCGC AACCGCAACATGGTCCAGCCCTACGAGATTAACCTCATGGACGAGCTTACTCTCAAGGGTGTCACCCAATACTACGCCTATGTCGAAGAACGGCAAAAGGTCCACTG TCTCAACACGCTCTTCTCCAAACTCCAAATCAACCAGTCCATCATTTTCTGCAACTCTACCAACCGTGTCGAACTTCTTGCCAAGAAGATCACCGAACTTGGCTACTCGTGCTTTTACTCGCACGCCAAGATGCTCCAATCCCATCGCAACCGTGTCTTCCACGACTTCCGTCAGGGCATGACCCGTAACCTCGTCTGCTCTGATCTCCTCACTCGTGGTATCGATATCCAGGCCGTCAATGTCGTCATCAACTTCGATTTCCCCCGCACTGCTGAATCATATCTCCATCGCATTGGTCGTTCCGGTCGTTTTGGTCATCTCGGTCTCGCCATCTCTCTCCTCACTTATGAGGACCGCCAAAACCTGTATCGCATTGAAACCGAACTGGGCACTGAAATCCAGCCCATCCCTGCTGTCATAGATCCTGTCCTGTATGTTGCTCCCTCCGCTATTGAGGAGCCCACCCCTCCGCCCCGTGCCGCCCCGCCTGCCActcgccctccccctcaGCAGCGACAGGCTGCTCCCCCTGCCGCCTCGCagcccgctgcccccgcccatGCCCCTGTCGCCCAGCCTGCTGCCCACCCTCCTGCCGCAGTcgtggctgctgccgctcgcgACAACCACCAGAACGCCCCCGCCGgactcgctcctcctcccgccgctgtcgaggGACAGGCTCAGGCCGACGGCCAGGCCCGTTCGAGGGATAACTCTCGCCCTTCAAGCAGCAaccgcggcggtcgcggccaGCCTCGTGGTGGCCAGGGCCagggcaacaacaacaaccgcCCTCGTGGCGGAAACACGAACGGTGGTGGCAACAGGGCCCCCCGCCAGCAGGGCCagacgccaagcgcgcctGCGGCATAG
- the DSK1 gene encoding Diatom spindle kinesin-1, translated as MEQFLIDNTARYRDLVSAHNLKARTESLNTTLDAAPDNDITIAARIRPLLDDEVESGQVEGVLLRPGSGGTVDLHEMRRPVKPTAPLTLSSSSYAVDRVFGPESTSDDIYARLVRPLVPWAWSGGVSTLFAYGQTGSGKTFTVSALECLIAQTLFSSELEGDRDVFISVIELAGKSAFDLLSSRKPVSILEDSFGSTHFAGASDVRVGSADALLAQIEAAAAFRRTEPTLKNATSSRSHAICKIRLVNRALPQADEGVLYLVDLAGSEAARDKAAHSAERMKEAREINTSLSVLKDCIRGRASVDITAPNNKPGYVPFRQSPLTRVLKHVFDPAAERACKTLVVACINPSFLDVGASKSTLRYGALLKGTPPKPQVVKYDPARPSSWDNAQLRSWVGKSSGTPAVDAAILAPTETGKQLLSLPAPEFITRCLKTPGVSAEQAHAFQSKFWGMHIDSARAVVFKKSSGKSTPTPNGADGDVGADSNDGVKAINGYMDKLSQGLCSADADPERSSQPFKTRLRPGMVVSWSPPEGLRGVPHLPGRNLAILLAPAGDGEYTCGMVAPAVLPGAFEVFVWQQFPAAVDRMIAEVILEYDVGSRYYYETV; from the exons ATGGAGCAGTTCCTAATCGACAACACGGCGCGATACCGGGACCTGGTATCCGCGCACAACCTCAAGGCGCGCACTGAGAGCCTGAACACGACGCTGGACGCTGCACCCGACAATGACATTACGATCGCGGCGCGGATCCgcccgctgctcgacgacgaggtcgagagcgggcaggtcgagggcgtgctcCTCCGTCCTGGGTCGGGCGGCACGGTCGACCTGCACGAGATGCGGCGGCCGGTcaagccgacggcgccgttgACGCTGAGC TCCTCGTCCTAcgccgtcgaccgcgtcTTCGGGCCCGAGAGCACAAGCGACGACATCTACGCGCGCCTCGTGCGCCCGCTCGTTCCGTGGGCgtggagcggcggcgtgtcgacgcTCTTCGCGTACGGGCAGACGGGGTCAGGCAAGACGTTTACCGTGTCGGCGCTCGAATGCCTGATTGCGCAGACGCTCTTCtcgtccgagctcgagggggaCCGCGACGTGTTTATTTCCGTGATCGAGCTGGCGGGCAAGTCAGCGTTCGAcctgctgtcgtcgcgcaaGCCCGTGTCGATCCTCGAGGACTCGTTCGGGTCGACGCATTtcgcgggcgcgagcgacgtgcgggtcggcagcgccgatgcgctgctcgcgcagatcgaggccgcggcggcgttccGGCGCACCGAGCCGACGCTGAAGAAcgcgaccagctcgcgcagccaCGCGATCTGCAAGATCCGCCTGGTGAACCGCGCGCTGccgcaggccgacgagggcgtgctgTACCTCGTTGATCTGGCCGGGTCCGAAGCAGCGCGCGACAAGGCCGCGCACAGCGCCGAGCGGATGAAGGAGGCGCGCGAGATCAACACGAGCTTGTCGGTGCTGAAAGACTGCATCCGCGGCCGTGCGAGCGTCGACATCACCGCGCCAAACAACAAGCCAGGCTACGTGCCCTTCCGCCAGAGCCCGCTCACGCGCGTGCTCAAGCACGTGTTCGAcccggccgccgagcgcgcgtgcAAGACGCTCGTGGTGGCGTGCATCAACCCGAGCTttctcgacgtcggcgccagcaagAGCACGCTGCGCTACGGCGCGCTGCTGAAGGGcacgccgccaaagccgcaGGTGGTCAAGTATGATCCCGCCCGCCCGAGCAGCTGGGACAATGCGCAGCTGCGGTCGTGGGTGGGGAAGAGT TCTGGCACGCCTGCCGTCGACGCAGCCATCCTCGCGCCCACCGAGACCGGCAAGCAGCTCCTCAGCCTCCCCGCGCCCGAGTTCATCACGCGCTGCCTCAAGACCCCCGGTGTgagcgccgagcaggcgcacGCCTTCCAGTCCAAGTTCTGGGGGATGCACATTGActctgcgcgcgccgtggtgtTCAAGAAGAGCAGTGGCAAGTCGACGCCCACGCCAaacggtgccgacggcgacgttggTGCTGACTCCaacgacggcgtcaaggctATCAACGGGTACATGGACAAGCTGAGCCAGGGGCTgtgcagcgccgacgcggacccCGAGCGCTCATCGCAGCCGTTCAAGACGCGCCTACGCCCAGGCATGGTCGTGAGCTGGAGCCCGCCCGAggggctgcgcggcgtgccccACCTCCCCGGGCGCAACCTCGCCATCCTGCTCGCGCctgccggcgacggcgagtaCACGTGCGGCatggtcgcgccggccgtgcTGCCGGGCGCGTTCGAGGTGTTTGTGTGGCAGCAGTTCCCTGCGGCCGTCGACCGGATGATTGCCGAGGTCATCCTCGAGTACGACGTCGGGTCGCGGTACTACTACGAGACGGTGTAG
- the RDO1_0 gene encoding Glyoxalase domain-containing protein RDO1: MILTPFQYALTASNICTAQALDHTVLVVNSLPRTIAFYARLGMRYVAASTPAATHALEFGASRIELREYDPLSPLGPRNGAAEPPDIELEPPSAVFARPGAAAVCVVVAEPVAEVKARLERTGIRVLCDGRVVRRVGAAGELCSIYVRDPDGNVVE, translated from the coding sequence ATGATCCTCACGCCGTTCCAGTACGCCCTAACAGCAAGCAACATCTGCACGGCACAGGCGCTAGACCACACGGTGCTGGTCGTCAACTCGCTCCCGCGCACGATCGCATTCTACGCGCGCCTGGGGATGCGGTacgtcgcggcgtcgacgccagcagcTACCCACGCGCTCGAGTTTGGCGCCTCGCGCATAGAGCTGAGAGAGTACGACCCGCTGTCGCCCCTCGGCCCGCGgaacggcgccgccgagccgccagacatcgagctcgagccccCCAGCGCCGTGTTCGCGCggcctggcgccgcggccgtgtgTGTCGTCGTTGCGGAGCCCGTCGCAGAGGTCAaggcccgcctcgagcgcacCGGCATTCGCGTGCTCTGTGATGGCCGCGTtgtgcggcgtgtcggcgccgccggggaGCTGTGCAGCATCTACGTGCGGGATCCAGACGGCAACGTCGTCGAGTGA